The Triticum aestivum cultivar Chinese Spring chromosome 3A, IWGSC CS RefSeq v2.1, whole genome shotgun sequence genome includes a region encoding these proteins:
- the LOC123058212 gene encoding uncharacterized protein, with amino-acid sequence MASNPTTTTACTRGLLKGLGAKLHACAARLRNQLFFPASTASSVLLSALALLVCGTALSRVVVFFLPLVVSTTICCAAMYLLVASGSSEGGAAKEVVLLWGDRVEVGLLEVYGGANASAYGDRRDVQVGCFLHRTSPSGDGGWKKLGVDENGEEVVFAGRVAVGGSVQDGAALEEELVAIQVDRLAEGVWERYFGGSSGWNYVTAEREEIDRSIEQLA; translated from the coding sequence ATGGCCAGTAACCCTACGACTACTACGGCATGCACCCGCGGTTTGCTGAAAGGTCTCGGCGCTAAACTGCACGCATGCGCGGCGCGCTTGCGCAACCAactcttcttccccgcctccaccGCTTCATCGGTCTTGCTGTCCGCCCTCGCCTTGCTTGTCTGCGGCACCGCTCTCTCGAGGGTCGTCGTCTTTTTCCTGCCGCTGGTGGTCTCCACCACCATCTGCTGCGCGGCGATGTACCTGCTCGTCGCCTCGGGGTCGTCGGAGGGAGGGGCGGCGAAAGAGGTCGTGCTCCTGTGGGGAGACAGGGTGGAGGTCGGGCTCCTGGAGGTGTACGGCGGCGCGAACGCGAGCGCGTACGGCGACAGGCGCGACGTCCAAGTGGGCTGTTTCCTGCACCGCACGTCCCCTAGCGGCGACGGCGGGTGGAAGAAACTTGGCGTCGACGAGAACGGCGAGGAGGTGGTGTTTGCCGGCAGGGTGGCGGTCGGCGGCAGCGTGCAGGACGGCGCGGCGCTCGAGGAGGAGCTGGTGGCTATCCAGGTGGACAGGTTGGCCGAGGGCGTGTGGGAGCGCTACTTCGGCGGGAGCTCCGGGTGGAACTACGTGACCGCTGAGCGTGAGGAGATCGACCGAAGCATCGAGCAGCTAGCGTAA
- the LOC123060894 gene encoding pathogen-related protein has product MASAEGGDKYRSFLHGDGEKNTVWRHGAPPNYDLVNKLFEEERTKEWPEGSLEEKVQRLLKSWEMEMVHKVRPEDQKSVHPRNYSASTNGLKPLTREEVTAIGGYNAFLATKLPPEHRIYDPDKETVDSGMSTFLTAFPRGFAIEVLDVYSGPPRVAFKFRHWGYMEGPFKGHPPHGHRVEFFGVCIFHVDDDTRVEKAEYFYERGNFLASFLIS; this is encoded by the exons ATGGCTTCTGCTGAAGGAGGAGACAAGTACCGGTCGTTCCTGCACGGCGATGGCGAGAAGAACACCGTGTGGAGGCATGGAGCCCCTCCCAACTACGACCTGGTGAACAAGCTCTTCGAGGAAGAGAGGACCAAG GAATGGCCGGAGGGGTCTCTGGAAGAGAAGGTGCAGCGCCTGCTCAAAAGCtgggagatggagatggtccacaAGGTGCGCCCCGAGGACCAGAAGAGCGTCCACCCTAGGAATTACTCCGCGAGCACCAACG GGCTGAAGCCTCTGACGCGGGAGGAGGTGACCGCCATCGGCGGCTACAACGCGTTCCTGGCGACCAAGCTGCCGCCGGAGCACCGCATCTACGACCCGGACAAGGAGACGGTCGACTCCGGCATGTCGACGTTCCTCACGGCGTTCCCCAGGGGCTTCGCCATCGAGGTGCTGGACGTGTACAGCGGCCCGCCGAGGGTCGCCTTCAAGTTCCGGCACTGGGGTTACATGGAGGGGCCGTTCAAGGGCCACCCCCCTCACGGCCACCGCGTCGAGTTCTTTGGCGTCTGCATTTTCCAC GTTGACGACGACACGAGGGTGGAGAAGGCCGAGTACTTCTACGAGCGTGGCAACTTCCTCGCGAGCTTCTTGATATCCTAA